The Actinosynnema mirum DSM 43827 genomic interval GCGCGAGGGCGAGCAGAAGCTCGTGGACGGGACCGAGCAGCTCAGGTCCGGGCTGACCGAGGGCGTCGAGCAGATCCCGCACCCCGACGACCCGACGCGCGAGTCCACGGCGGGCACCATCGGCGACCCGGTGACGGTGCGCGGGGTCAGCCAGACCTCGGCGGGCAGCTACGGCGCGGGCCTCGCCCCGTTCTTCCTGAGCCTGGCCACCTGGATCGGCGCGTTCGTGCTGTTCCTGCTGCTGCGCCCGCTGTCGCGGCGCGGGCTGGCGTCCGGGCAGGCGGCGGTGCGGGTGGCGCTCGGCGGGTGGCTGCCGGGGGCGCTGCTGGGCGTGGCGCAGGTGGTGGTCATGTACTCGGTGGTGACGCTGGTCGTGGACATCCGGCCGAGCCACCCGGTGGGGGCGCTGCTGTTCCTGTTCCTGGCGTCGGTGACGTTCGTGGCCGTGCTGCACGCGCTCAACGCGCTGCTCGGCGCGGTCGGCAAGTTCCTGGGGCTGGTCATGCTGATCCTGCAGCTGGTCAGCGCGGGCGGCACGTTCCCGTGGCAGACCATCCCCGAGCCGCTGTACCCGCTGCACCACGGGCTGCCGATGAGCTACGCAGTGGACGGGCTGCGGCACCTGATGTACGGCGGTGAGCTCGGACCGGTGTGGTCGGACGCGACCGTGCTGGGCTGCTACCTGGTCGGGGCGCTTGCCCTGTCGACGCTGGCCGCGTACAAGCAGCGGGTGTGGACGCCCTCTCGCCTCAAGCCGGAACTCGTGCTGTGACCGCCGCCGCCTCGCCGGGCAGGCCGCAGGCCACCCGACCCCGCCGCACGGCGGCGACCAAGCAGAAGCTGTTCGACGCGGCGCTGCGGCTGGTCGGGGAGCGCGGCGCGGCGGGCGTCACGGTGGACGAGATCGCCGCGGGGGCCGGGGTCGCGAAGGGCACCGTGTACTACAACTTCGGCAGCAAGGACGCGCTGGTGGACGCCATGCTGCGGCACGGCGTCGACCTGCTGGCCGAACGGCTGCGGGTGTCGGAGGACGCCGAGCCGCCGGAGGCCGTGGCCGCGCTGGTCGAGGGGATGCTGGGGTTCTTCGGCGAGTACCCGGCGTTCGCGCAGCTGCTGGTGAGCGAGCTGTGGCGCACGCCGGGGCAGTGGCACGGGACGCTCAGCCTGCTGCGGGACGACATCGTGTCGATCGTGCGGGCGCAGGTGCAGCGGCTGGCCGACCTGGGGCGGCTGCCCGACGGGGTGCAGGTGGGGACGGCGTCGGCGGCGCTGTTCGGCACGCTGCTGGTGGTGGCGCTGGACTGGCAGGTGTTCCAGCCGGAGCGGGAGCTGGCCGAGGTCAGGGACTCGGTGCTGGCGCTGGTGCGCGGGCTGACCTGAGGCGGGGCCCCGCGACCGGGCCGCCGGTCGCGGGGCGTCCCACCGCTAGTAGCGGACCTCCCAGGTGTCGACCTCGCCGACCTGGCGCACCGAGGGCGGGTCGCCCGCGAGCGCCCGGCGCACCGCCTCCATCACGCCGCTCGCGGTCTGCTCGTGGCTGAGCCAGCGGGTCCGACCGTCCCGCCGGACGAACCCGAGCACGACCTGCTGCGTCGGGTGCCCCGGCAGCACCGGCTCCGGCAGGCCCCCGGTGGGGCTGACCGCGCTGATGTCGTGCACCTCCACCACCGGCGCGCCCGCCTCCAGCAGGGGCGCGACCGCCTCCAGCACCGGGACCCGGTAGCTGTCGTGCACCCACGCCACCAGCAGCCCGGCGGGCCGCAGCAGCGCGTCACCGACCAGGCCGGCGAGCTCCTGCGGGCGCGACCAGTCGGCCGCGACCTCCACGACGGACCCGCCCGTCCCGCCCGCCGAGGCGCGCGGCGTCGGCACGTGCCCACGACGGCGCACCGCCTCCCGCACCGCCTGGCCCGGAGCCAACCTCGCCCGCCGCGACGGCAGCACCACCTGCCAGCCCTGCTCGACCAGCTCGTCCGAGCACCCCTTGAGCATCCCGGTACCGCCCAGCACCAGCGCGCTCCCGATGCCGACCGCCCGCTCCATCACCGAACCGACTCCTCCCCGCGCCCCCGCACCGCGCGGCAGTGCGAGACCGCGAACCGCTGCACCCCGGCCCCGCGCTACCGCTCCGCCGGAGTGGCTCTCCCGTCTGGCCCGTACCCCGCCACGCGCCGGAGTGGCCCCGATCGCCACTCGTCGACCTCGCGCTGACCGCGCAGCCGCACCACCACCGGGGCCGGTCCGCCGCTGGCGCGGAGGACGTCGACGTGGTGACGGGTGCGGCCGTGCGCGTTCCACGCCCAGCGAACCACGTGTTCCCGATCCGTGAACACCGTGTAAAGGGGTGGTTCCACGTTGC includes:
- a CDS encoding TetR/AcrR family transcriptional regulator, whose translation is MTAAASPGRPQATRPRRTAATKQKLFDAALRLVGERGAAGVTVDEIAAGAGVAKGTVYYNFGSKDALVDAMLRHGVDLLAERLRVSEDAEPPEAVAALVEGMLGFFGEYPAFAQLLVSELWRTPGQWHGTLSLLRDDIVSIVRAQVQRLADLGRLPDGVQVGTASAALFGTLLVVALDWQVFQPERELAEVRDSVLALVRGLT